In Gammaproteobacteria bacterium (ex Lamellibrachia satsuma), a single genomic region encodes these proteins:
- the rpsB gene encoding 30S ribosomal protein S2: protein MSAVSMRQMLEAGVHFGHQTRYWNPKMGAYIFGHRNKIHIVNLEKTLPLFNDAMNFVGSLAANGGKIMFVGTKRAARDAVREEAERCNMPYVNHRWLGGMLTNFKTIKQSIKRLKELESMFEDGSVEQRFKKKEALNLHREMEKLDRSLGGIKDMGKLPDAMFVIDVGHEDIAISEARKLGIPVIGVVDTNNNPEAIDYVIPGNDDAIRAIQLYTQGASAAILEGRTSAAHVAAGSEEEFVEVKGDKS from the coding sequence ATGAGTGCAGTATCCATGCGCCAGATGCTGGAAGCAGGCGTACACTTCGGGCATCAGACCCGTTACTGGAACCCCAAGATGGGGGCCTACATCTTTGGTCATCGTAACAAGATTCATATCGTCAATCTTGAGAAGACCCTCCCCCTCTTTAACGACGCCATGAACTTTGTCGGTTCTCTTGCGGCAAACGGCGGCAAGATTATGTTTGTCGGCACCAAGCGTGCGGCCCGTGATGCGGTGCGTGAAGAGGCGGAACGCTGCAATATGCCCTACGTCAATCATCGCTGGCTCGGCGGCATGCTGACCAACTTCAAGACCATCAAGCAGTCGATCAAACGCCTCAAAGAGCTGGAAAGCATGTTTGAGGATGGCAGTGTCGAGCAGCGTTTCAAGAAGAAAGAGGCACTGAATCTCCACCGCGAGATGGAGAAATTGGATCGCAGCCTCGGCGGCATCAAAGATATGGGCAAATTGCCCGATGCCATGTTTGTGATCGATGTGGGTCATGAAGACATCGCAATCTCTGAGGCCCGTAAACTGGGCATCCCAGTTATCGGTGTGGTTGATACCAATAACAATCCCGAGGCTATCGATTACGTGATCCCCGGAAATGATGACGCAATCCGGGCGATCCAGCTCTACACACAGGGCGCATCTGCAGCGATCCTAGAAGGTCGGACGAGCGCGGCCCATGTGGCGGCTGGCAGCGAAGAGGAGTTTGTCGAGGTCAAAGGCGACAAGTCCTGA
- a CDS encoding UDP-N-acetylmuramoyl-tripeptide--D-alanyl-D-alanine ligase — protein MGAALFQTLAVLLALTLYAVIVGRAVLHYLHMLQLNSYRNERYLRWLNEDLLKRIGPVSLLPLVALLFYWNSGLFFGIWIGGFLLLSLKRPKVPVKKPLVVTGRVKRLMAATFLIWLGASLLGLFPGATGLSPIPYFSLFLMLGLLLLLLPWLLVAANLLAVPVESTIARWYIGDAGKIINGMPGLLVVGITGSYGKTSTKFILNELLLSRYNALMTPGSFNTLLGVTRIIREKLKPIHDLFLVEMGAKQPGDIREICELVHPRYGLITTIGKQHLEMFKSLANIVKTKSELVESLPSDGIAFLNADDESFTEVRGRTQAKVVSFGVDSPGADYAAREIKYLANGLTALTLSLPNGETLLLETRLLGKNNIYNIVSAVAVAMELGVPENRIKATVRSLQPAPHRLNVKKSAAGITIVDDAFSSNPLGARAALDVLREIEGNRKVLITPGMVELGETEAEENRLLGAYAASRCDYVILVGIEQAKPIYEGLVSEGYPENQVYIAAHLNEANDHFAKISREGDVVLYENDLPDTYN, from the coding sequence ATGGGGGCTGCCCTGTTCCAGACGCTTGCTGTGCTGCTTGCCCTGACGCTCTACGCTGTTATCGTCGGACGCGCAGTTCTGCACTACCTGCACATGCTGCAGCTCAACTCCTATCGCAATGAACGTTATCTGCGCTGGCTGAACGAGGATCTGCTTAAACGTATTGGCCCGGTCTCACTGCTACCGCTTGTGGCGCTTCTGTTTTACTGGAACAGCGGGTTGTTTTTCGGCATCTGGATCGGGGGATTCCTGCTGCTCAGTCTGAAACGTCCCAAAGTGCCGGTAAAAAAACCGCTGGTGGTGACAGGACGGGTCAAACGCCTGATGGCGGCAACCTTCCTGATCTGGTTGGGGGCATCGCTGCTGGGGTTATTTCCCGGCGCGACGGGATTGTCTCCTATCCCCTATTTCTCTCTCTTTCTCATGCTGGGTCTGCTCCTGCTGTTGCTGCCCTGGCTGCTGGTTGCGGCCAACCTGTTGGCGGTGCCGGTGGAGTCGACCATCGCCAGGTGGTACATCGGCGATGCGGGGAAGATCATCAACGGCATGCCGGGGCTTCTGGTGGTCGGTATCACTGGGAGTTATGGCAAGACCAGTACCAAATTCATCCTGAATGAACTGTTGCTGTCCAGATACAATGCATTGATGACGCCGGGCAGTTTCAATACCCTGCTTGGGGTGACTCGTATCATCAGGGAGAAGCTCAAGCCGATTCATGACCTCTTCCTGGTGGAGATGGGGGCCAAACAGCCGGGTGATATCCGGGAGATTTGCGAACTGGTGCACCCCAGGTATGGTTTGATCACCACCATCGGCAAACAGCATCTGGAGATGTTCAAGAGTCTTGCCAATATTGTGAAAACCAAATCGGAGCTGGTCGAATCCCTGCCGTCCGATGGTATCGCGTTTCTCAATGCGGATGATGAGAGTTTTACTGAAGTGCGAGGCAGGACTCAGGCGAAGGTTGTCAGTTTTGGCGTCGATTCACCCGGAGCGGATTATGCGGCGCGAGAGATCAAGTATCTGGCCAATGGCCTGACCGCGCTCACGCTCTCCTTACCGAACGGGGAAACGCTGCTGCTGGAGACCCGTCTTCTGGGAAAAAACAATATCTACAACATCGTCTCTGCAGTCGCAGTGGCGATGGAGCTGGGTGTGCCGGAAAACCGGATCAAAGCGACGGTGCGTTCGCTGCAGCCTGCGCCACATCGATTGAACGTGAAAAAGAGCGCCGCGGGCATCACTATCGTTGACGATGCATTCAGCTCCAATCCATTGGGGGCGCGAGCCGCCCTGGATGTGCTGCGGGAGATTGAGGGCAACAGAAAGGTGTTGATCACTCCGGGCATGGTTGAGCTTGGTGAAACGGAGGCGGAGGAGAATCGCCTTCTTGGCGCCTATGCGGCTAGCCGCTGTGACTATGTCATTCTGGTGGGTATCGAGCAGGCCAAACCGATCTATGAGGGGTTGGTTTCGGAAGGCTATCCGGAGAACCAGGTCTATATTGCGGCTCATCTGAATGAGGCCAATGACCATTTTGCGAAGATCTCGCGAGAGGGTGATGTAGTGCTCTATGAAAATGATCTGCCGGATACTTATAATTAG
- a CDS encoding D-alanine--D-alanine ligase — MKPNVGVFFGGRSVEHEVSIISGLQVVHAIDADLYRVTPVYISKTGEWYIGDKLSEIDNFKQLETLLSESTEVMPHGDGGQLELYRVPPARLKNNLIEKLDIVFPVIHGTNGEDGTLQGLLEMAGVPYAGCDVSASVIGMDKILTKTLLRGNGIPVVESESCRMEAWYRDRRAIIDRIQSKLGYPVVVKPANLGSSIGISVAASGSELEEAIENAGQYDPSILVERMVTQLKEINASVLGNRETSEVAALEEPLRSSGILNFADKYQGGKTKGIGSTDRVLPAEIPGELADRIRRLAKETFSLIGASGVVRIDFLVDEESGDVFVNEINTIPGSLAFYLWEASGVSFAELTTRVIKLALERFREKGKRTYVFDSNLLSLQGSGGKLGSKR, encoded by the coding sequence ATGAAACCCAATGTTGGCGTCTTTTTTGGTGGTCGCTCGGTAGAGCATGAGGTCTCCATCATTTCCGGTCTGCAGGTCGTCCATGCAATCGATGCCGATCTATACCGCGTGACGCCGGTTTACATCAGTAAAACGGGTGAGTGGTACATCGGTGATAAGCTGTCTGAGATCGACAACTTCAAGCAGCTGGAAACCCTGCTCTCCGAAAGTACAGAAGTTATGCCTCACGGAGATGGTGGGCAGCTTGAACTCTACCGTGTCCCTCCTGCCCGTCTTAAAAACAACCTCATCGAAAAGCTTGATATCGTCTTTCCCGTTATTCACGGCACCAATGGCGAGGACGGCACCCTTCAGGGGCTACTTGAGATGGCAGGTGTTCCCTATGCAGGCTGTGACGTCTCTGCGTCGGTCATCGGCATGGACAAGATCCTGACCAAGACCCTGCTGCGGGGTAACGGCATCCCGGTGGTGGAGTCGGAGAGTTGTCGGATGGAAGCCTGGTATCGGGACAGGCGGGCGATTATTGACCGGATCCAGTCAAAATTGGGTTACCCGGTAGTGGTCAAACCGGCGAATCTTGGGTCGAGCATCGGTATCAGTGTCGCTGCTTCGGGGTCGGAGTTGGAGGAGGCGATCGAAAACGCCGGTCAGTACGATCCTTCGATCCTGGTTGAACGTATGGTGACCCAACTCAAGGAGATCAACGCCTCGGTGTTGGGTAACAGGGAGACGTCAGAGGTTGCGGCGTTGGAGGAGCCTCTGCGTTCCAGTGGCATCCTGAATTTTGCTGATAAATACCAGGGTGGCAAGACCAAGGGCATCGGCTCCACTGATCGTGTGCTGCCGGCTGAGATACCCGGGGAACTGGCGGACAGGATCCGCCGGTTGGCAAAGGAGACGTTCAGCCTGATTGGTGCCAGTGGAGTGGTTCGTATTGACTTTCTTGTTGATGAGGAGAGCGGTGATGTCTTTGTCAACGAGATCAATACCATCCCCGGATCACTGGCGTTCTACCTCTGGGAGGCGAGCGGCGTTTCGTTTGCCGAATTGACCACTCGCGTCATCAAGCTTGCGCTTGAGAGGTTTCGGGAGAAGGGCAAACGGACCTATGTCTTCGACTCCAATCTGCTCTCACTGCAGGGGAGTGGCGGCAAGTTGGGCAGCAAGCGCTGA
- a CDS encoding alpha/beta hydrolase, with protein MYTTIRNIRLHYDVMGSGSRVLILHGWGSDLGSFAAVRQHLAKKYCVYALDLPGFGESQEPESPWGTTEYAALVESFISEMGIENPAIIGHSFGGRLAIRLAAKMSVRKLILVDSAGVKPRRSLNYFLKVYSYKLMKNVLGRLYPPLLEKMRGRAGSEDYRNASPVMRLTLIKVVNEDLTPLLSGIKAPTLLVWGESDLDTPLYQAKVMEAQIPDCGLALIKGAGHFSYLERPGEFQIIVDYFLKMET; from the coding sequence ATTTACACTACTATCCGCAATATTCGTCTCCACTATGATGTTATGGGCAGTGGGAGTCGTGTGCTTATTCTGCATGGCTGGGGCAGCGATCTCGGAAGTTTCGCGGCTGTCAGGCAGCATCTGGCGAAAAAATATTGTGTCTACGCTTTGGATCTTCCCGGTTTCGGTGAAAGCCAGGAGCCGGAATCCCCATGGGGAACGACGGAATATGCGGCGTTGGTGGAGAGTTTCATTAGTGAGATGGGGATCGAAAATCCTGCGATCATCGGTCACTCCTTCGGTGGTCGGCTGGCGATCCGGCTGGCGGCGAAGATGTCGGTCAGAAAATTGATCCTGGTGGACAGTGCCGGGGTCAAACCCCGCCGCAGCCTGAACTACTTTCTCAAGGTCTATTCATACAAGCTGATGAAAAATGTCCTGGGCCGGCTCTATCCACCACTACTGGAAAAGATGCGCGGACGTGCCGGTTCCGAAGATTATCGCAATGCCTCCCCTGTCATGCGACTGACCCTGATAAAGGTGGTGAATGAAGATCTGACGCCACTGCTGTCCGGGATCAAAGCGCCCACCCTGCTGGTCTGGGGAGAGAGCGATTTGGATACACCTCTCTATCAGGCAAAGGTGATGGAGGCGCAGATACCCGATTGTGGCCTGGCTCTCATCAAGGGGGCAGGACACTTCTCCTATCTGGAGAGGCCTGGCGAGTTCCAGATCATCGTCGACTATTTTCTGAAAATGGAAACCTGA
- the map gene encoding type I methionyl aminopeptidase: protein MSVTIKTADEIEKMRIAGRLAAEVLEMIEPHVKPGVTTEELDKICHDYIVDVQQAIPAPLNYRGFPKSICSSVNQQVCHGIPADKKLKKGDIVNLDITVIKDGYHGDTSKMFSVGETSILAKRLIEVTRKALWVGIDEVRPGAQLGDIGHKIQDFVERHHYSVVREYCGHGIGKEFHEDPQVLHYGSPGSGLVLQPGMCFTIEPMVNAGKRQIKLRPDGWTVVTKDRSLSAQYEHTLLVTEAGCEVLTLRAEEADATQ, encoded by the coding sequence ATGAGCGTAACGATCAAAACAGCGGACGAGATAGAGAAGATGCGGATCGCTGGCCGCCTGGCCGCCGAGGTACTGGAGATGATAGAGCCTCATGTCAAACCCGGAGTCACCACGGAGGAACTGGACAAGATCTGCCACGACTACATCGTCGACGTGCAGCAGGCCATCCCTGCCCCGCTAAACTACCGGGGATTTCCAAAGTCTATCTGCAGTTCGGTCAACCAGCAGGTCTGCCACGGCATTCCCGCTGACAAAAAGCTAAAAAAGGGGGATATCGTCAACCTCGACATCACTGTCATCAAGGATGGCTATCATGGAGATACCAGCAAGATGTTCAGCGTGGGGGAGACCTCCATCCTCGCCAAACGCTTGATAGAGGTCACCCGAAAAGCCCTTTGGGTCGGCATCGACGAGGTTCGACCCGGCGCCCAGCTTGGCGACATCGGCCACAAGATTCAGGATTTTGTCGAGAGACACCACTACTCCGTGGTGCGCGAATATTGCGGTCACGGCATCGGCAAAGAGTTTCACGAAGATCCCCAGGTACTGCACTACGGCAGCCCGGGGTCGGGCTTGGTACTCCAACCCGGCATGTGCTTCACCATCGAACCCATGGTCAATGCCGGCAAGCGCCAGATAAAACTCCGGCCCGATGGCTGGACCGTGGTCACCAAAGACCGCAGCCTCTCCGCGCAGTACGAGCACACCCTGCTGGTGACTGAAGCCGGCTGCGAGGTGCTGACCCTGCGCGCTGAAGAAGCCGACGCCACCCAGTGA
- the glnD gene encoding [protein-PII] uridylyltransferase, which produces MFDFSALDQALAGASSSPIPVFRDFLKQGTATIREGFNQEQPITELVTARAHLVDAVLEHAWNLHFQDSTDAALVAVGGYGRGELHPASDIDLQILLDHEDHFEQLQEPLGQFLSLLWDIGLEVGHSVRTIEDCIREASNDITVATNLMESRLLVGPETLFKMMREATSPAKIWDSKRFFEAKFAEQQARHQKFEDSESNLEPNLKDSPGGLRDIQMIGWVVKRHFQADTLRDLVNHGFLNEDEYQTLIEGQDYLWRIRFALHTLTGRHGDILLFDYQRTLANQFGYDDNTGNLAVEQFMQLFYRTTLELNRLNEILLQHFQEEILLENKLDAPVSHGNRFQSRNSFLEVTRPDVFSRTPTALLELFLILQENPELKGVRASTIRLLRDNIQLINSAFREDIRAQSLFMEILRQPRGITRELRRMNRYGILAAYIPAFENIVGRMQYDLFHVYTVDEHTLMVLRNLRRLSVPELAEETPFCSQLFRTLPKKELIYLAALFHDIAKGRGGNHSILGEKDAVDFCHQHHLSEYDSRLVGWLVRNHLVMSMIAQRKDINDPDVIQTFAENAGDTMHLDYLYLLTVADSQATNPKRWNSWKESLLRDLYKSTRRALQRGLDNPLAQEELIRETKYETLELLAKAGHDERDILRLWQSFSPEYFLSHSPNSICRQIQAIITTPPENLPVVAIHETAEHGGSDVLYYGPDRDNLFAVMTTLLDQLGLSIVNSRIMSTTQGFSLDSFLVMEEDGDPVQPGHRTEEIITTLKAGLTQKDGQPLKVHRRMPRQHKSFDTPTRIFFSQDPAYNRTVMRLITLDRPGLLSEVGQAFAACSIRLQHAKIATIGAEVEDIFFITDRENRPLLEKHQLECLEAAVTTRLPE; this is translated from the coding sequence ATGTTCGACTTCTCCGCGCTTGATCAGGCGCTGGCAGGCGCCTCATCCTCACCTATCCCGGTTTTTCGTGACTTTCTGAAGCAGGGCACTGCAACGATCAGGGAAGGGTTCAATCAGGAACAGCCGATAACCGAGCTGGTGACCGCCCGCGCCCACCTGGTCGATGCCGTCCTGGAACACGCCTGGAATCTCCACTTCCAGGATTCCACAGACGCTGCACTGGTCGCAGTGGGTGGATACGGCCGGGGAGAACTCCATCCGGCTTCAGATATCGACCTGCAGATTCTGCTCGATCACGAAGATCACTTCGAACAATTGCAGGAACCCTTGGGCCAGTTTCTCAGCCTGCTCTGGGATATTGGACTGGAAGTTGGCCACAGCGTACGCACCATTGAGGATTGCATCCGGGAAGCATCTAATGACATCACGGTTGCCACCAACCTGATGGAATCCCGGCTGCTGGTCGGGCCTGAGACCCTCTTCAAGATGATGCGTGAAGCCACCAGCCCCGCTAAGATTTGGGACAGCAAACGCTTTTTTGAAGCGAAATTTGCGGAACAGCAGGCACGGCATCAAAAATTCGAGGACAGCGAAAGCAACCTGGAACCCAATCTGAAGGATAGTCCAGGCGGATTGCGGGATATCCAGATGATCGGCTGGGTGGTGAAACGCCACTTCCAGGCTGACACTCTGCGTGATCTTGTGAACCACGGATTCCTCAACGAGGATGAATACCAGACGCTGATCGAAGGCCAAGACTATCTTTGGCGCATCCGTTTCGCCCTGCATACCCTTACAGGCAGACACGGCGACATTTTACTCTTCGACTATCAGCGCACCCTGGCTAACCAGTTTGGTTACGACGACAATACCGGCAATCTGGCGGTGGAGCAGTTTATGCAGCTCTTCTACCGGACAACGTTGGAGCTGAACCGCCTCAACGAAATCCTGCTGCAGCACTTCCAGGAAGAAATCCTGCTGGAGAACAAGCTGGATGCCCCCGTTTCTCACGGCAACCGCTTCCAAAGCCGCAATAGTTTTCTTGAGGTCACCCGTCCGGATGTCTTCTCCCGCACCCCCACCGCCCTGCTGGAACTCTTTCTTATCCTGCAGGAGAACCCGGAACTAAAAGGTGTCAGAGCCAGCACCATCCGCCTGCTGCGGGACAATATTCAGTTGATCAACAGCGCCTTCCGCGAAGACATCCGGGCGCAGAGCCTGTTCATGGAGATCCTGCGCCAACCCAGGGGCATAACCCGGGAGCTTCGTCGCATGAATCGCTATGGCATCCTCGCCGCTTACATTCCGGCCTTTGAAAATATTGTCGGGCGTATGCAGTACGACCTGTTTCACGTCTATACCGTGGATGAACACACATTGATGGTGCTGCGTAACCTGCGCCGTCTGTCGGTTCCGGAACTCGCCGAAGAGACCCCCTTCTGCAGCCAGCTGTTCCGCACCCTGCCGAAGAAAGAGCTGATCTACCTGGCCGCCCTCTTCCACGACATCGCCAAAGGACGTGGCGGCAATCACTCCATACTCGGTGAGAAGGACGCGGTGGACTTCTGCCATCAACACCATCTCAGCGAATACGACAGCCGTTTGGTCGGCTGGCTGGTGCGCAACCATCTGGTCATGTCCATGATCGCCCAGCGCAAGGACATCAACGACCCGGACGTCATCCAGACGTTTGCTGAAAACGCCGGGGACACAATGCACCTCGACTATCTCTATCTGCTGACAGTCGCTGACAGCCAGGCTACCAATCCGAAACGCTGGAACTCATGGAAAGAGTCACTGCTGCGGGATCTCTACAAATCCACCCGTCGCGCCCTGCAGCGCGGGCTGGACAACCCGCTGGCGCAGGAGGAGCTGATCCGGGAGACAAAATACGAAACGCTGGAACTGCTGGCCAAGGCCGGACACGACGAGAGAGATATTCTCCGCCTCTGGCAATCCTTCAGCCCGGAGTATTTTCTCTCGCACTCTCCCAATTCGATCTGCCGGCAGATTCAGGCCATCATCACCACGCCACCGGAAAACCTGCCGGTGGTCGCAATCCATGAAACCGCCGAACACGGCGGCAGCGACGTACTCTACTACGGACCGGATCGCGACAATCTGTTTGCCGTCATGACCACCCTGCTGGATCAGCTGGGTCTGTCCATCGTCAACTCCCGCATCATGAGCACGACCCAAGGTTTTTCTCTCGACTCATTCCTGGTCATGGAGGAGGATGGCGATCCTGTCCAGCCTGGCCATCGTACCGAAGAGATCATCACCACCCTGAAAGCCGGATTGACGCAGAAAGACGGCCAGCCTCTCAAAGTGCATCGCCGCATGCCTCGCCAGCACAAGAGCTTCGACACCCCGACCCGCATCTTCTTCTCTCAGGATCCTGCTTACAACCGCACAGTGATGCGTCTGATCACCCTTGACCGGCCGGGACTGTTATCGGAAGTGGGACAGGCCTTCGCCGCCTGCAGCATTCGTCTGCAGCACGCAAAAATCGCGACCATCGGCGCAGAGGTGGAGGATATCTTTTTCATCACCGACCGGGAGAACCGGCCGTTATTGGAGAAGCATCAGCTGGAGTGTCTGGAGGCCGCCGTCACCACGCGGCTGCCGGAATAG